The Rhodothermales bacterium genome includes a window with the following:
- a CDS encoding redoxin domain-containing protein → MLPRLLLLLLLYSQSAAGQGTFGIGSTSAVLGQPLVDAVSGSQAEVSSAFGASGTVLVFWGNQCVWSQRYEARLKQAMRQAVQNGLAVVLVNANDPVAFPRENAEESQQMARQMGVEHYFLDTDGGLARALGAQRIPHVFIFDGGKQLVYAGAIDDSPGDVALVQKNYLSDALAALRAGSAPDPAETQPFGCRIKL, encoded by the coding sequence ATGCTCCCCCGTCTCTTACTACTGCTGCTGCTCTATAGCCAGTCTGCCGCGGGGCAGGGTACGTTCGGGATCGGCAGCACCTCGGCCGTGCTGGGGCAGCCGCTCGTGGATGCCGTAAGTGGCTCCCAGGCGGAGGTAAGCAGTGCGTTCGGGGCATCCGGCACGGTGCTCGTCTTCTGGGGCAACCAGTGCGTCTGGTCGCAGCGTTATGAAGCGCGGCTGAAACAGGCCATGCGTCAGGCGGTGCAAAACGGGCTAGCCGTCGTGCTTGTAAATGCGAACGACCCGGTGGCCTTCCCACGGGAAAACGCCGAGGAAAGCCAGCAAATGGCCCGTCAGATGGGCGTTGAGCATTACTTTCTGGATACCGACGGCGGCCTGGCGCGCGCGTTGGGTGCGCAGCGTATTCCGCATGTGTTTATCTTCGATGGAGGCAAGCAGCTTGTTTACGCCGGCGCCATCGACGACAGCCCGGGCGATGTGGCACTGGTGCAAAAAAACTATCTGTCGGACGCACTGGCCGCGCTGCGCGCCGGCTCCGCGCCTGATCCCGCCGAGACACAACCGTTCGGATGCCGCATCAAGTTATGA
- a CDS encoding PA14 domain-containing protein codes for MPPVRHFFVFYVVPPLLALTLLIGLSGLSARPAEAQVTVSGELKRWHPITLRMTGPQASEAGAINPFSDYRVDVTFRQGAVTYIVPGYFAADGNARESSATAGDVWLAHFSPPTTGTWSYTVSFVSGTDIAVADDASGGLPVGANGLAGLFVVDASDKTAPDFRGRGILRYIDQPYLRFDDGSWYLKAGTNSPENLLAYADIDGTSSLSTPSFVKSYPSHVADWRAGDPVWKGTKGKGLIGAINYLASEGVNSAFFVFVNLGLRDAEDFGNEDVWPWIAPEIHDRYDVSKLAQWDVLFRHMQQKGLLIHIALQEVDNDLLLDNGELGRNRKLYYREMVARFGYHPAVMWNIGEELLEGRNTDAQRKAYIDYIDALDAYDHPVMAHSFPGTVNYESIYGPLLGHPSFSGISFQIHEGGAYSGDLKVYNNTKLWYTNADNAGKPWVIMMDECCGWKKGIRPWGEDYNVDKVRQEVLWGNLMAGGAGVEWFFGDDALTRYDYKTEDFRPYEEIWRQTRYALDFFHTYLPFPEMTPQTGLTSDENHLVFARPGEVYAVYLRRANAQVALNLEGQTGVYSVKWFNPRLGGAPFFGSVREVSGGGVRALGPAPTMTKDDWVALVQHKPAGASATARFTAFSTDETSFAYSFDASGATSTAGSIASYQWDFGDGVQAYGQTNRHTYARAGYYHPSLSIVTSNGVEDRIGLPIVVLPVPGGAVTGLRAEYFKGTSFTGVPEVRMEPRIAYNWGEGVPIDRLSADNFTVRWTGYIQPEHTETYTFTVGADDGARVWIDGDLVVDTWDAGGYTYTSGSKALQADYMYPLKVELLETTGRTEIALYWASPTTSYRVVDSNRLFFTDNTTLPVSLTRFTALADSQTIHLSWETASETNNAGFDVERSIDGFTFSPIGQVAGSGTTLEPRAYRFADGDAPNGAAVLWYRLRQIDFDGTFAYSEVVSVDRLAPSAYALHENYPNPFNPTTRISYDLPVAGPARLAVYDLLGREVRLLVDAALPAGRHEVTFDAGDLPGGVYMYRLEAGRHAHTRSLILVK; via the coding sequence ATGCCCCCAGTACGTCATTTTTTTGTGTTTTACGTCGTCCCTCCCCTTCTTGCACTTACGCTGCTCATCGGATTGTCGGGGTTGTCCGCTCGGCCGGCGGAGGCCCAGGTCACGGTTTCGGGAGAGCTCAAGCGATGGCATCCCATCACGCTGCGCATGACCGGGCCCCAGGCCAGTGAAGCCGGTGCGATCAACCCGTTTTCGGATTATCGGGTAGATGTCACCTTCCGTCAGGGCGCGGTGACCTACATCGTACCGGGGTACTTCGCGGCGGATGGAAACGCCCGCGAGTCCTCCGCCACGGCCGGCGACGTCTGGCTCGCCCATTTCTCTCCGCCCACCACGGGTACCTGGAGCTACACGGTGTCCTTTGTCTCGGGGACGGATATAGCCGTGGCGGACGACGCGTCGGGTGGCCTACCTGTCGGCGCCAACGGGCTGGCCGGCCTGTTCGTCGTAGACGCGTCCGACAAAACGGCGCCGGACTTTCGGGGCCGCGGCATCCTACGCTACATCGATCAGCCCTACCTGCGCTTCGACGATGGGTCCTGGTACCTCAAGGCAGGTACCAATAGCCCCGAAAACCTGCTCGCGTACGCAGATATCGACGGCACCAGCAGCCTGTCGACCCCCAGCTTCGTCAAGTCGTATCCATCCCATGTCGCGGACTGGCGCGCCGGCGACCCCGTCTGGAAAGGCACCAAGGGCAAGGGCCTCATCGGCGCCATCAACTATCTGGCTTCGGAAGGAGTCAATAGCGCCTTTTTTGTCTTCGTCAACCTGGGCCTGCGCGACGCGGAAGACTTCGGCAACGAGGATGTCTGGCCCTGGATCGCGCCCGAAATCCATGACCGGTACGATGTCTCCAAACTGGCCCAGTGGGATGTGCTCTTCCGCCACATGCAGCAGAAAGGATTGCTGATCCACATCGCACTTCAGGAAGTCGACAACGATCTCTTGCTCGACAACGGCGAACTCGGGCGAAACCGGAAGCTCTATTACCGTGAAATGGTCGCCCGATTCGGGTACCATCCGGCTGTCATGTGGAATATCGGCGAGGAATTGCTTGAGGGGCGCAATACCGATGCGCAGCGCAAGGCGTACATCGATTACATCGATGCGCTCGACGCCTATGACCACCCCGTCATGGCGCACTCGTTCCCCGGCACCGTCAACTACGAATCCATCTACGGCCCCCTCCTGGGTCACCCGTCTTTTTCCGGCATCTCGTTTCAGATCCACGAAGGAGGCGCCTATTCCGGTGACCTGAAGGTATATAACAACACCAAACTCTGGTATACCAACGCGGACAACGCCGGCAAGCCGTGGGTTATCATGATGGACGAGTGCTGCGGCTGGAAAAAGGGCATTCGTCCATGGGGCGAGGACTATAACGTCGACAAAGTGCGCCAGGAGGTGCTCTGGGGCAACCTGATGGCCGGCGGCGCCGGCGTCGAGTGGTTCTTCGGCGACGACGCGCTCACCCGGTACGACTATAAGACCGAGGACTTCCGGCCCTACGAGGAGATATGGCGCCAGACGCGGTATGCGCTCGACTTTTTTCACACCTATCTCCCCTTCCCGGAAATGACGCCGCAGACCGGGTTGACCTCCGACGAAAACCACCTCGTATTCGCCAGACCGGGCGAAGTCTACGCCGTCTACCTCCGCCGCGCGAATGCTCAGGTGGCGCTCAATCTGGAAGGACAAACCGGCGTCTACTCCGTGAAGTGGTTCAACCCGCGCCTGGGCGGCGCGCCGTTTTTCGGAAGCGTCCGCGAAGTGAGCGGCGGAGGGGTTCGCGCCCTCGGGCCGGCGCCCACGATGACCAAAGACGACTGGGTCGCCCTGGTCCAGCACAAACCCGCCGGCGCCAGCGCTACCGCACGCTTCACGGCCTTCTCGACCGACGAGACGTCCTTCGCCTACTCATTCGACGCCTCCGGCGCCACCAGCACCGCCGGCTCCATCGCCAGCTACCAGTGGGATTTTGGCGATGGGGTGCAGGCGTACGGACAAACAAACCGCCACACCTACGCCCGCGCCGGCTACTACCACCCGAGCCTCTCCATCGTCACATCGAACGGCGTCGAGGACCGCATCGGACTCCCGATCGTCGTGCTGCCCGTCCCGGGTGGCGCCGTCACGGGGCTCAGGGCGGAGTATTTCAAGGGCACCTCGTTTACCGGCGTGCCGGAAGTGCGCATGGAGCCCCGGATTGCCTACAACTGGGGCGAAGGTGTCCCTATCGACAGGCTTTCGGCGGATAACTTCACCGTCCGGTGGACCGGCTATATCCAACCCGAACATACCGAGACCTACACGTTCACGGTCGGCGCGGACGATGGCGCACGCGTCTGGATCGATGGCGACCTCGTCGTTGATACCTGGGACGCCGGTGGCTATACCTATACCTCGGGCAGTAAAGCCCTCCAGGCCGACTATATGTATCCCTTGAAGGTGGAACTCCTGGAGACGACAGGCCGCACCGAGATCGCCCTGTACTGGGCCTCGCCCACCACCTCCTACCGGGTCGTCGATTCCAACCGACTCTTCTTCACCGACAACACAACCCTGCCCGTCTCATTGACGCGCTTCACCGCCCTCGCGGACAGCCAGACCATCCACCTCTCTTGGGAGACCGCCTCGGAAACGAATAACGCCGGCTTCGATGTCGAGCGCTCCATCGACGGCTTCACGTTTTCACCCATCGGACAGGTGGCCGGCAGCGGCACTACGCTCGAACCCCGCGCCTACCGCTTCGCCGACGGCGACGCCCCGAATGGCGCCGCCGTGCTGTGGTACCGGCTCCGGCAGATCGACTTCGACGGAACGTTTGCGTACTCGGAGGTCGTATCGGTCGATCGCCTCGCCCCGTCGGCCTATGCGCTCCATGAGAATTATCCCAACCCTTTTAATCCCACCACCCGGATCTCCTATGACCTGCCCGTCGCTGGCCCGGCACGCCTCGCGGTGTACGACCTGCTAGGCCGCGAAGTGCGACTCCTCGTCGATGCCGCCCTCCCGGCCGGCCGGCATGAGGTCACCTTCGACGCCGGCGACCTGCCGGGCGGGGTGTATATGTACCGGCTCGAAGCCGGCCGACACGCCCACACGCGCTCGCTGATCCTGGTGAAATGA
- a CDS encoding ATP-dependent Clp protease adaptor ClpS, with translation MEPDTLTAPEEVMEDDTLTIFLPNYHVILLDDNEHSYEYVIEMLMKLFGHSQETAYRMAVDVDRQGRVVVDTTTKERAELKRDQIHGYGADWRIAHSRGSMSALVEPAE, from the coding sequence ATGGAACCCGATACCCTCACGGCTCCGGAAGAGGTGATGGAGGACGATACGCTCACGATCTTCCTACCCAATTACCACGTCATCCTGCTTGACGACAACGAACATTCGTACGAATATGTGATCGAGATGCTGATGAAGCTGTTCGGGCACAGCCAGGAGACTGCGTATCGGATGGCGGTCGATGTCGATCGGCAGGGGCGTGTGGTGGTGGATACGACCACGAAAGAACGCGCGGAGTTGAAGCGCGACCAGATCCATGGCTACGGGGCGGACTGGCGGATCGCGCATAGCCGGGGATCGATGTCCGCCCTCGTAGAGCCGGCCGAATAG